From a single Ciconia boyciana chromosome 11, ASM3463844v1, whole genome shotgun sequence genomic region:
- the PROK2 gene encoding prokineticin-2, whose product MRSLRGAPPPLPPPLLLLLALLLAAGHGAVITGACDRDQQCGGGMCCAVSLWIRSLRMCTPMGNLGEECHPLSHRVPFSGRRMHHTCPCLPSLACVRISPSKFKCLPDFRKEDVFF is encoded by the exons ATGCGGAGCTTGCGCGGCGctccgccgccgctgccgccgccgctgctgctgctgctggcgctgcTGCTGGCCGCGGGGCACGGCGCCGTCATCACCGGG GCCTGCGACCGAGACCAGCAGTGTGGAGGAGGGATGTGCTGTGCTGTTAGCCTGTGGATCCGCAGCCTGCGAATGTGCACGCCGATGGGAAATTTGGGAGAAGAGTGCCATCCTTTGAGTCACCGA GTTCCCTTCTCAGGGCGGCGGATGCACCACACCTGCCCGTGTCTCCCCAGCCTGGCCTGCGTACGGATTTCTCCCAGCAAATTCAAATGTTTACCAGACTTCAGAAAAGAAGATGTCTTTTTTTAG